CTAAGGAATCGTGAAAATACCGTTACAAATACGGGTCAGAATCGCATTTTGGCGTTTAGGCGAAGGTCGATACGGTTGACATAAGATGTCGAGGTTTTCAACCTTTTCAAAAATTCGGAACGGAATATTTTCTTCCGCCGAGTACAGAGGGAAGAAAGATGGAATCGCAGGAATCTCAAAAGCAAGGATATCCGTTTCGTCCATTGCAGGACTTTGTTTTAGGGGAAGTTCTCGGCAGAACTTTGGAGAGATTAGGAACTCCCATTCAGGAAACGGAAGCCGCCATACTTTCACATTTAAATCAGGGGATCAAGGAATTTCAATTTACTCCGAACTCTAAGAAGCAGGTTCTCCTGCAGAGCATGCCTAGTCAGTTCCGTTCCTTTTTAGAGCTCGGAAAAGAGCTGGAGCTCCTGGAGGTTCTGCATAAAACCATCGCCGTCGAAGGTCGATTGGATCTGGCCCTGGAACTTATCGAATGGATTTTTACCGGATTCGAAAAAGAAGATCTGGTAAGAAGACTTTTTAAATTGGTTCTAAACGGAAAGATAGAATTGAAACCGGAATTTTATTCGGTGCTCAAAGAGGAATATGAAAAGGAAATGTTGGGCGACTTAGGAAAGTTACGGAAGGAAAATCACGAATAAAACGTTCGTTAAGAAAATCCCTCGCGGAAATTTCCGCGAAGGACAATTTGAAGAATCTTTTATGCTACGTCAGCTAGGGGGGAACGGGGAGTTCCGGGAAGTTCTTGTCTCCCTTTTTCGGTCCAGACGGCTCTTTGAATCTTGATGATTCTTAAGAAATGCAAAGCTTTCATTACTTGATAAGTGAAGTCGATTTCGAACCAACGGAACGCAAAATTCGGAGAATTAGGATGCGCATGGTGATTATTTTGGTAGAGTTCGCCTAAAATCAGGATATCGATCGGTAGGGTATTTTTCGAATTATCCGGATTCTTCGCATGGTTCCGATATCCGTACATATGCCCGCACCAGTTAACGATCGCGCCGTGAACCGGACTCATTAAGTAATGGATGGGAAGAAGCGCATAAAGCCAGAGAGCATCGCCCGGAACAAACGCCATATAAAACAATGTGTAAGAAGTTCCAAAGAATAAACGAACAAACCAAGAATCCGCAAATCGATCAAAGAAAGGCATCTCCGGATAATTCCCTTTGAAATCTTTTTCGACGTCCGTTTTATGATTTAGAATGTTTTCGTACGTGACAGCAGTAGTCCACATCATATCCAGGAAGCCGGTCGAGGCAACGGGGGAATGCGGATCTTTTACGGTATCACTATATGCATGATGTTGACGATGTAATATTGCGTACGCGCGAGGATTTAAATAAGAAGATCCTTGAACGAAGAAGGTAAAGAAATAAAAGAACTTTTCCCAGAAACGGTTTAGTTTGAACATTTGATGGGCGGAATAGCGGTGCAGGAAAAAAGACTGCACAAAGGCCGCT
The Leptospira fainei serovar Hurstbridge str. BUT 6 genome window above contains:
- a CDS encoding acyl-CoA desaturase: MAIILSFFAGHWFLAAFVQSFFLHRYSAHQMFKLNRFWEKFFYFFTFFVQGSSYLNPRAYAILHRQHHAYSDTVKDPHSPVASTGFLDMMWTTAVTYENILNHKTDVEKDFKGNYPEMPFFDRFADSWFVRLFFGTSYTLFYMAFVPGDALWLYALLPIHYLMSPVHGAIVNWCGHMYGYRNHAKNPDNSKNTLPIDILILGELYQNNHHAHPNSPNFAFRWFEIDFTYQVMKALHFLRIIKIQRAVWTEKGRQELPGTPRSPLADVA